GCCAGCGGCCCCATTCCCAGCCTGCCCCTCAACCTCACACTGCTCAAGGGCGCGAGTCTGGTCGGCGTGTTCTGGGGCAGCTTTGCAAAACAGGAACCCAAGGCCAATGCGGCCATGATGCAAGAATTGGCCACGATGTATGCCAAGGGCCAGATCAAGCCCGTGATCGACCAGACCCTGCCCATGAGCGAGCTGCCCAAAGCTTTCGAAATCATGGGATCGCGTTCGGTCAAAGGCAAACTGGTCCTGGTGAACTGAGGCAAGCAAGGGCCGCCCTCCCACGGTGTGGCGGGGGTCCCGGGTTGCATGCCATTTTCGACGGTCGACGTAAGCAACTCTGGAGGCTGCTTTGAAAGGCAACACGACAACGGTTCGCATCGGCGGCGCCAGCGGTTTCTGGGGAGACGCATCGCTGTCGACCGGACAATTGCTGGCGCAAGGCGATCTCCATTTTATTGTTTACGACTACCTGGCAGAGATCACCATGGGCATCCTCGCGCGTGCTCGGGTGAAGGATGCGAAGCAAGGCTATGCCACCGATTTCATCTCGGCGGCCATGGCACCCAACCTCGAAGAAATCGGGCGCCAAGGGGTCAGGATCATCTCCAATGCGGGCGGTGTGAACCCGTTGGACTGCGCCGCAGCACTGCGCGCGGAAATCGCCAAACAGGGCCTGGCACTCAAGGTATCGGCTGTGCTCGGCGACGACCTTTTCGACCGAGTCCATGAACTGGCTGCCTCCAAACCGCAAGACATGTTCAGCGGAGCGCCCTTCCCTGACCCTGCTCTGGTGGGCAGCGTCAACGCCTATTTGGGCGCTTTCCCCATTGCCGCGGCACTGAACGCTGGCGCCGATATCGTCATCACCGGGCGCTGCGTGGACAGTGCTGTCACGCTCGGGGCATGCATCCACACGTTCGGCTGGTCACCCGAAGACCTTGATCAACTGGCTGGAGGCAGTCTGGCCGGGCACATCCTCGAGTGCGGCCCCCAAGCCACGGGTGGCAACTTCACCGATTGGGCTTCAGTGGCCGACAGCTATGCACGCATTGGCTACCCGATCGCCGAGGTCTCGCCCGATGGCGGCTTCGTCGTCAGCAAACCCCAAGGCAGCGGTGGCCTCGTTTCGGTGGGCACTGTGGCCGAGCAAATGCTCTACGAGATTGGCGACCCTCAAGCCTACTGGTTGCCCGATGTGCGCTGCGACTTCAGCGAAGTCCGCATCGAGCAGACCGCTACCGATCAGGTGCACGTCAGTGGCGCCAGGGGCTGCACCCCACCAGCGACCTACAAGGCCTGCGTAACCTGGCACAACGGATTCCGGGGTGGGCACCTTTTTGGCTTCTACGGCATCGATGCCGAACAGAAGGCCCAGGTCTTCGCGCAAGCCGCCATCGAGCGCTCGCGCAGCCTGTTGAAACAAGCAAAAGCGCCCGACTTCAGCGAAACCAGCATTGAGCTGGTTGGCGCAGAAAGCCAGTTCGGGGAACAGCGCCGCAGCGGCGTGGCCCGTGAAGTGGCGGCAAAAATCGCGGTGCGTCACCCCAGCGCACAAGGCGTGGGCCTTTTCATCCGAGAGGCCACCGGGTTGGGATTGTCGGCCCCGCCCGGCTTGTGTGGGTTTGCAGGCGCCCGGCCAAAACCCTCGCCCGTGATGGCCTTGTTTTCCTTGGCGATACCAAAGGGCCTGGTCACTGTGCAAGTGGTCTCAGAAACAGGCACCCAGGCATTTGACCCACCTGCTCTGGCGGACAAGTTTGCCCAGGAACCCATGCCCCACGCCATCGAAAAGGCCGCGGAAAGTGATGCCGGGTGCATCACGGTCCCGCTGGTGCAACTGGCCTGGGCGCGCAGTGGTGACAAGGGCGACTCAGCCAACATCGGCGTGATCGCGCGTCACGCACGCTACCTTCCCTGG
This region of Hydrogenophaga crassostreae genomic DNA includes:
- a CDS encoding acyclic terpene utilization AtuA family protein; amino-acid sequence: MKGNTTTVRIGGASGFWGDASLSTGQLLAQGDLHFIVYDYLAEITMGILARARVKDAKQGYATDFISAAMAPNLEEIGRQGVRIISNAGGVNPLDCAAALRAEIAKQGLALKVSAVLGDDLFDRVHELAASKPQDMFSGAPFPDPALVGSVNAYLGAFPIAAALNAGADIVITGRCVDSAVTLGACIHTFGWSPEDLDQLAGGSLAGHILECGPQATGGNFTDWASVADSYARIGYPIAEVSPDGGFVVSKPQGSGGLVSVGTVAEQMLYEIGDPQAYWLPDVRCDFSEVRIEQTATDQVHVSGARGCTPPATYKACVTWHNGFRGGHLFGFYGIDAEQKAQVFAQAAIERSRSLLKQAKAPDFSETSIELVGAESQFGEQRRSGVAREVAAKIAVRHPSAQGVGLFIREATGLGLSAPPGLCGFAGARPKPSPVMALFSLAIPKGLVTVQVVSETGTQAFDPPALADKFAQEPMPHAIEKAAESDAGCITVPLVQLAWARSGDKGDSANIGVIARHARYLPWIAAALDDTTVGRLFAHFQVGQVERFYLPGCHALNFLLHNTLGGGGTSSLRFDPQAKGYSQLLLTHPIRIPAALLQAPT